Below is a window of Agrobacterium vitis DNA.
CAAGGATCCGCACTACAGCCTTAACCTTTCCCTTGACAATGAGGACTATCGACTGGCGTTTCCTTCTCGCGCCGTCAAGCCTTGGCGTCAGGAGGCAGATGTCGTTGAGCAGATTGTAAGAGATGCGCAGAGCAAACTTGCTGCCGCATCAGATGTCGATCTCTTCGATGTTCGCGAACTGGCGATATTGGCTGCTCAGACCAGTGTCATTATAGCCGCAGCTCAACCCTTTGCCGTTCTCGACGCACTCAGCGACGATTTTGAACAAAGCGGTCTTTCTCCGGCCTATATAGCCGTTGTTGATAATACGGGTGCAAAAGAGCGATTTGTGAAGGAAGGAAGCCTGGCCCGATTTAAAATAAGGCACCCAAATATAGCTGTTATTCTCATCACAGATACAGAGCAGGATTTTAATGCATCACGCACAGTGAATCTTGCGCTTTCAGCCATAACCGCCACGCCTTACCTTCTCATCATGACCGAGAATTGCAGCCTTTCCAGCAGTTTCCTCTCGGCTGTGCTTGCGTCATATCGGGCAGCAAGCAATCCCCAGGCAGTTATCGTGCCACGTGTTTTCGTGCGTGAGAATGAAGCACGTGATGGTGTCTTCACTGACGGCTATATCGATATGCCTGTGTCGCAGATTGCTCCCAGTCTCGACGCGATGTCTCCGGTAGGTTCTGATCTGGAGGGCCTACAACTGGCTGATCGACTTGCGCCGAATGATGTCGTCAAACGTCCAGCTATAGAGACAACGGATCTCATGGCAGGTGGCATTCTTTTCGCACAACGAAGCCTATTAATCCCACAGACTCCGGAGCAACAGAACGCAGAGGGCGACAACTCTTCATCTGCGTTGTATGATGCACTGTTTTTAACGCAGCCAGCGCGACTGGAGGATGTTGGGCGAAAGTTGAAGGCGCGTGGCGCTGATATTTACGCGACAACAGCAGCGCTCAGTGTTTTCGCTGCTCCTCGACTCTTGGATATTGTCCATGTTTGGCAATATTGGCATGATTACATTTGGTTGAATCAAAAGGCTCATGGTATCGCAGACACTGGCCGTATCGAATTTGTTTGCCCATTCCATCGGGGCGACGTGTTGATCGGATTGCAGGTCGCTTTTACCGCATACAAGGCAGGTAAAAATCTGCGTTTTCACGTTGCCGAAAGCTTGCTGAGTTGGGTTCAGGATTTCCATCCGCCTTTCCCTGTCGAGAGCTTGCCAGTTCCAGTTCCTTCCGCCCAGGAAACATCTCTGTATTTGCTCCGATCCTATGAGCATCTTCTCAAGAGAGGTGATAGCAGTCCTATGATTGCTCGTTCGCATCCCTTCCGCGGTCTGGATGCCATGGATAACAATTTGGTTAAAGCAATGCTGGGGTCTGTGGGCTTAGCCCCAGATACGCCAATCGAAAGCCTTCTCCCAGTTTCGAGCGTCGAGCAACAACAAGACATTGATAAGCTGCTAGCACCTTTTGGCAACAAGGTTATCTTACTCCACCGCTCTGGGGGGTGGGGCCTGAAGACGATACCTGATACCATTCTGCAGGAGTTGGCCGAAGTTGTTAAAGAGAAAGGATTTAAACTCGTCCAGATCGGTGGACCGGGCGATGCTAAATGCGCGCAGGCCGACGGTATCATTGCTCAAAACCTATCCGCCGGCCATTGGGCGGCTCTCTTTAAGAAGGCGGCCGCAGTCTTCGGTGTAGACAGTTGGTCCGCGCATATGGCCGCTATTCTCGACGTTTCACAAGTTACATTCTATGGGTCAACTCAGCCTAGGCATGTCGCTTCAAAACCGTTCTTCAAAAAAAATAATGCACCTGCGTTGATGGTAAGCCCAACAGTCGCATGCTCTCCATGCAACTCGCTAACATGTCTCATCGCTCCAGTGCCGTTCTGTGAAGGCTATAATATCTCAAAATCAAAAATCGGAAAATTTCTAGAAATTAGCTCTGGACCAGATTTTTGACACAAGGGTATTGCATTATAAAATGCTGAATTGAAGAGGAATATTAGAAAGTGTTAAAGCTTGACTGAACGGACAGAGTGATTCTGATGCTAGCAGACGAACTGAACGAGACGAAGCGTCGCCTAGGCGTTGAAAAAATCAAATCGCGCTGCAAAGTTATAGGGGCCCTTATTCTGCGGGATATGCGGACGCGTTTCGGTAGATCCCATTTAGGATACCTTATCGCAATCGCGTGGCCACTCGTTCATCTGACTGTAATCGTCTGCATGGTTTCTTTGGCAAACCGGGTGATGCCTCTTGGAACGGAACCATCAGTTTTCGTTGCGACAGGAGTAATTCCTTACATCTTGTGTCTTTATCCAGCCCGTATGATGTGTTTTGCAATTGATAGCAATAAATCTCTTTTTCTATTTCCAGTAATAAGGCCAATTGATATGATTGTCGCTCGGGCAGTTGTTGAGTTTCTGACGGCTTTTACTGTTGTTTTAATTTTTTGTATAACGTTGTATGCATTTGGAGTTGATATAGTGCCACCTAACGTCGCATTGTGGGCAAGTTCGCTCTTGGCGACTGTATATTTTTCTATATGTTTTGGTGTTTTGAATACTGTTTGCTTTACTTTATTTAAG
It encodes the following:
- a CDS encoding glycosyltransferase — translated: MPQLPKEISLLTEHQKDLIRHGRRIYKQSGLAAVAGAGLKELARSIDGSAANRATEAPWWKNVLRAYKEYGRKAAATTLIVYLGRALDRGVNLRSIRGGDRGVDYALWSERFDTLTATDRSLIVSSVARLSYRPLISIVMPVYNPEPRFLRRCLDTIVDQLYPYWELCVADDCSPNPAIRSILSEYAARDERIKVIYRSENGHISRASNSAIEHVTGEFVALMDHDDEIPAHALYMVACELNRHPEADIIYTDEDKIDASGRRHDPHFKTDWNQELFYSQNMVAHLGVYRTSLVKAVNGFRVGFEGSQDYDFTLRLLKLTSPERIRHIPFVLYHWRIFEGVRTFSSNNPSRSIDTARRAMEEYFADVEPDSTVLPIEAFPSWWRIKRPLPQELPSVTIVIPTRDRVSLVRNCVSGVLDGTDYSNLDVIIIDNGSTEDDSLAYFELIGRDPRVTVLRDDGPFNYSRLNNTAVAMAKGDYICFLNNDIEVIEAGWLSEMMSQAVRDKVGAVGTRLLYGNGTLQHAGVTLGIYGVAAHGHRHFPGNSIGYFGHPQLVRETSAVTAAALVMRKDLFTAIGGFDSANLAVSYNDVDLCLRVREAGYKVVYTPFAPLRHLESVSRGPDVTPEQKELQRIERGYMQARWGALLNKDPHYSLNLSLDNEDYRLAFPSRAVKPWRQEADVVEQIVRDAQSKLAAASDVDLFDVRELAILAAQTSVIIAAAQPFAVLDALSDDFEQSGLSPAYIAVVDNTGAKERFVKEGSLARFKIRHPNIAVILITDTEQDFNASRTVNLALSAITATPYLLIMTENCSLSSSFLSAVLASYRAASNPQAVIVPRVFVRENEARDGVFTDGYIDMPVSQIAPSLDAMSPVGSDLEGLQLADRLAPNDVVKRPAIETTDLMAGGILFAQRSLLIPQTPEQQNAEGDNSSSALYDALFLTQPARLEDVGRKLKARGADIYATTAALSVFAAPRLLDIVHVWQYWHDYIWLNQKAHGIADTGRIEFVCPFHRGDVLIGLQVAFTAYKAGKNLRFHVAESLLSWVQDFHPPFPVESLPVPVPSAQETSLYLLRSYEHLLKRGDSSPMIARSHPFRGLDAMDNNLVKAMLGSVGLAPDTPIESLLPVSSVEQQQDIDKLLAPFGNKVILLHRSGGWGLKTIPDTILQELAEVVKEKGFKLVQIGGPGDAKCAQADGIIAQNLSAGHWAALFKKAAAVFGVDSWSAHMAAILDVSQVTFYGSTQPRHVASKPFFKKNNAPALMVSPTVACSPCNSLTCLIAPVPFCEGYNISKSKIGKFLEISSGPDF
- a CDS encoding ABC transporter permease encodes the protein MLADELNETKRRLGVEKIKSRCKVIGALILRDMRTRFGRSHLGYLIAIAWPLVHLTVIVCMVSLANRVMPLGTEPSVFVATGVIPYILCLYPARMMCFAIDSNKSLFLFPVIRPIDMIVARAVVEFLTAFTVVLIFCITLYAFGVDIVPPNVALWASSLLATVYFSICFGVLNTVCFTLFKMWNAIFIGCILIMYASSGTFALPQTFSPEVRAIIWFNPLLHCVEWLRSAYYEGYGDDMLSKAYLLWFSTFLLFLGLTGERFLRGKLMSS